GTACTCAGAGCGGGCGAGAACGACAGGAAATCGCTGCTTCCGAAGTTTCGCCACGATTTTTCACGGGGAATCGACAAGTTTACACAAGCGCATACGCGTAGGTAGATCTATCTATAATCTcttttgtaaatacattttataccGGCTGGGAGGACGAACCGTTGCGCGAGGGTGGTTTCACGAATAAAGACTCTCATACCTATCCCTCGCAACGACACGGTTCGCAAACTCATGCAGTTATTTCTGTCACGTAACATCGTAATACATATTAGTATGTATCTGAGAATTTGTACAAGGCGTGCGAAGCACGGAGGGGCACAGGCTGTCCCGCAATATCACATTATACAAGCATACGAAAAAGAAGGGACACGCTTGCATAATAAACGTGGGCTCTTCCAGTaatcactctctttctctctcgttttatTTCACACCCTTCACTATCCACTATCGATACATAATAGTTCATAAGTAGATCAAAAATTAAgagaatgatataaaaaatttgttagtaGATTATGTATTTCTCTCTATGTTGATCGATTCTATATTCGATATACAATTTTGACGTGTGAaacattcaaaaagaattttttctttttatcaaaatgatAAGTCAAGATTCATACAAATGTTTCCCAAGTTGAACAACGTCTGGACTAATTCTCTAGACGCTAATGATGCCTACGTAATGTTAGTCGTCTTCGAATTTAATGGCATTTCTGATGGCAATTCTAATGAAGAATTAAGTTTATTGTGCTTGTGTGTATCAGGCCTGGTCATAATTCCGCTCGTGGGACGACCTACAATTAACATGTAATCATTTCTCATTTCAAAATATATGCAGTTACGTTCAAAGCACAAGCGATTTACGTTTTATTAAACTGCTGACGTAAAAGCTGTTTTATAGCTGATTTCGAGAGAAAGgcaacaatattacaaatgcTGCAGagttatatttttgataaagtaaaTAAGTTAAAGTATGCTTAAAAAGAAAGTCTCTAGTTTTCGGACTCCATCTCCGATTGAAGTCCGAGATCTCGACGGCAAATCGTGTCTGCCTATTAATGAAGATTCGCTCGgcaaatttctttaaatctttaCTTTCCTCTCAGTTGACTAAGCATTCTGGAGAAAATTCCACGCCCGGTGTCCTCCGCGGGTTTGCCAATAATTCCATTGTCCTCATTATGAGGATGCCTACGCAGTATACGACTCAGCGATCCTGTCCGGGGATGAACAAAAAGTTTCTTGGGCGAACCGTCTTTGTCAACAAGCTTAAGCATTCTCCCCAACGAGTTTGTCTTTTCCTTCCTCGTAGCTTTTTTGTCATAATCATCGACGCGTGTCACATTCTAAATAGAACAGCCCAAAGTACCAAGTGGGTAAgtctttaaaactttttgcgcCTACTTATTCAAgttaattacacataaaaatcattattactgCAAAAGTAATTCATACAGCAGAATTCCGTTTATCCGCTCCATTTATACGAACAAATGGGTACTTAATTCCATTATACAAACTCACAGTTGGGCTCTTATTATCCGAGTGATCCGGATAGATATGTTCGACTGTTCTGAACATTAGATcctattattgtaattaataagtATCGGTAGAGGGGAGAAAAAGAGTTACAATACCTCTATTATTCGAATCTCCGGTTACTGAAATTATATTCTCCTCTGGCATGTTCGGATAAATGAAGTTCTATTGTATTATActaaatatctaattattttaaatataaatgtaatcaaCTCATAATCTTGATTAATTAACGCTATTTTGCGCATTATCTacaatgattattatattgacatgCATTTTACTGGTCTTAATTAAACAATCAATTATACGTTTTCTGTAGCGATAAATTTGAGCGATAAATTAGATTATTAGAAAAATCTTCATACATTACTTTGTAAATGCGTTTCATCATCAACGTAACAACATAAACTCATGCATTGTTTAATTCAAAATCCATCAAATAATCGATTAAATTTGCATCAAATAATCCATTAAATTTCTTAAACGATAGATTACTTAGCGAAACAAGttgttaaatacaaaaaaagattatattatcaattaaatttacttcttcaccagatttaaaaaagttggaaaagttaataaaaaacttGCAAAGATTTTTTCAAGTAATAGGATACAAATACGTAGGCGAAACGTATGAAGACATATTCAAGGTTAGATACGTGTTACGATTCGTTTTCACTACCATGATACTCTCAGGATTCGAACTTTCTTCATATATTACGAGATATTACTGAAGCTCGAACGTCGCCCGTCCCCAGATGCACCTTACATTTATGAAACATGACGCCCCGAGGATCAAAATCACTTACAGTGTCCAAGCCTAAAAATGATTTTCCCACAGCAGACGTCCTAAACATCTTTCCCATTCTATCCAACGTGACGCTCTTCAATCTCCTAACATCTTGCCTAACAGCTTCGGACCTCGATATCGTTCTACATAATTTCGGCGATTTCCTTGATCCTAACGGGCTGGTTCGCCGAGAGGAATCTGTTATCGTTTTGGAAACTACATTTTACTTTGAAATGTGAcatcttttacattaattataacatCTCTTATATTGACACataaatttgataaagatatataaatatataaaaattgtatattgcaaattacgttttgtaattgtaatttttttaaaagtataactCTGTGTTTTTTTCTCTGCATCAATCATTGAAGCATTTCATTATTCGGTGCACAAAAGTATTGAGACACAATTatcaaaaagttaataatttaccaaatattttgtattttatgacaaaatatgtcaaaataaaatatctcgtaaacaattgatttttcaataatacatTCGATTACGTGttataataaactatataaatcaTAATACATATAACACGTTGCATTATTTATAACTAGGTATGTAgcttttactattttataaaatataacattcttTAAATCGATACAATGACACATACAGCCGATCGTATTTCGCGGTTTACCTTTCTAAATAAACCACTCATGCTGTATATCGCAATTGGCAGATCGATCGATACCTAGCCCACCTATCACAGGGCAATAAATACGACAGCAATAAATACAGATGAGTCTCGCGATTGAAACGCGAGCACAGGTTCATATGTAACACCAATCTGATTTCTTGGGAGAAAGGATCAAACGAAAGTAATCTCATTTGTCACCGTAACCGAACTGTAAGTCAGGGAAATTACACTTGCATGATTGGACGAACACGTTTTTTTTATCGAGCCGCAGATGGTGCGGCGAAATAAATCACGAAATAACTCCTTCAAAGTTTCATATCGAGTACGAATGCGGAAATTTCAAACGGAATTTCGTTTTCCAAGCCAATATTTTCTACGATCTTATCTCTTTATTCTTCTCGCGAAACTTATCCTGCACGCGTACTTAGGTGCTTTTTTATACTGTGAGGAGTAACGAGACCAAAAAGAACTTGATCTTTCGCTCTCTACGTATGCAACATATTAACggcattattaaattttatctttattccgACGAATACAACGGACATAGGTATCAATGCGGAGAGTCAATTAAAGTAAACAGAGTGAACCAAATAGATTCGAATGAGTTTGACGATAATTTCTCAATGGattttaaatgaaatgaaattaaaaacacaCATCGGGAATTATTGATTGCTACGCGAGGAAAAGGTACGCACgcattttaaaattctttgtgACTTTgacgtttataattattttcattcgaTACCTATgtagaaagaaagaagaaaaaaaaaagaaaagaaaagaaaatataaaaaatactgtgGACAATAGTACATGAAAAGGAATTAATTAATCGTAACGACAGATATGTAATCATTTTATAAacactataaattatttagtcTTTCTTGTCCTTTAAACAAAGGTATCAActgatgaattaattaaaagcaTACAATTGGTTACGGTACACTCGCAGGTGCCCGAgattatctgaaaatttatagtgcGACAAATATGGGATATGGAAGTTGAAAATTGATTGACTCACTTGGAGGTACCCAGGATTCATCAGACTCGACCTTATTGATTATTTCCTGCTTTGATAATATTCTGTTATTTTCTTCGTCACATGCACTATTAACAGCAACCTAATATACCAGATATGTCGATGTAATTTCGTTTAATCTCCGGGTtctgatatatttaattaacgacCGTCGGGACAAATTAGCAAAGCGATACGACTTAATCGAAGTACACCATGCATTCGAATAAATTCAAGCAGAGCGCAACTAACCTGATGCTGTGATTGATCTCTTCTAAAAATTTCTGCGTCCGGCCCGTTCGTCGGCATCGCGTATCAGAGAGTAATTTTTAGTGCCTTGGGCGTAATCCTGGATTCCTACATAAAATTCAGAGCGAACGTGATACGAACGCGTAGGCAATACAGCACGTAATGTAACATCAAATTCGATATTGATATACGCAAGTCACGAGCGAAAATCGTGAAAAATGTAATGATTATTGCGACTCATCGTCCGCGGCGCAAAATGATACGATTCGTGTGAGACCATCTTATTTCCATTAGAAAGCGGATCGCTTTGTTGACAAAGTCGAGAGACTTGCGCGGGACTAAAGTATCTTGACTTTTTGTCGGGAGCGCGAGTGAAATATTGAATTTCAATCGAATGAGGAAAAGGCGGCTTGTACGTTATCGCGTTTATTGGCTGACAGATCCGGTTTACGAGTCATCGTCGAAACCTTTTGTTCCACGGAAACGGGATGTTTCTCGGCAACAGCAGGGATGGTCCTATCCTTTATCGGGCATCGGACAGATG
The window above is part of the Solenopsis invicta isolate M01_SB chromosome 8, UNIL_Sinv_3.0, whole genome shotgun sequence genome. Proteins encoded here:
- the LOC105192839 gene encoding uncharacterized protein LOC105192839, translating into MPTNGPDAEIFRRDQSQHQVAVNSACDEENNRILSKQEIINKVESDESWVPPNSSRRTSPLGSRKSPKLCRTISRSEAVRQDVRRLKSVTLDRMGKMFRTSAVGKSFLGLDTNVTRVDDYDKKATRKEKTNSLGRMLKLVDKDGSPKKLFVHPRTGSLSRILRRHPHNEDNGIIGKPAEDTGRGIFSRMLSQLRGK